The DNA region CGGGGTGCACGCGTTCGTCGTGCCGATCCGGGTCTCCGGTGCTCCGGCGCCCGGCGTGCGGATCGCGGACGACGGGCCCAAGATGGGGCTCAACGGCGTCGACAACGGGCGACTGTGGTTCTCGGGCGTGCGGGTGCCGCGTACGTCCTTGTTGAACCGCTTCGCCGACGTCACCGAAGCGGGCGAGTACGTCTCCGAGATCGAGTCGGCCGGGCGGCGCTTCTTCACGATGCTCGGCACGCTCGTGCAGGGCCGCGTCTCGGTCGGCGGCGCCGCGATCCGGGCCTCGGAGGTCGCTCTGACGATCGCGGTCCGCTACGCGCTGCGCCGGCGGCAGTTCGAGGCCTCGGCGGAAGCCGAGGAGTCGCTGCTCATCGACTACGGCCAGCACCAGCGCCGGCTGCTGCCGCTGGTCGCGCGGACCTACGCGCTGCGCTTCGCGCAGGAGGTCGTACGCGACGACCTGCACGACGTCTTCTCCGGCGTCACGACCTCCGAGCACGCCCGGCGCGAGCTCGAGTCGCGGGCCGCCGGCACCAAGGCCCTGGCGACGTGGCACGCGACCCGAACCATCCAGGAGTGCCGCGAGGCGTGCGGTGGCGCGGGCTACCTGGCCGCCAACAGGTTCGCGGCCCTGAAGGCCGACACGGACGTCTTCACGACCTTCGAGGGCGACAACACCGTGCTGCTGCAGCTGGTCGCCAAGGGCCTTCTCACCGGTTACTCGAGCGAGTTCGAGGAGATGGACCAGCTCGACCTCGTACGCTTCGTCGCCGGTCTCGCCGTCGAGACCGTCCTGGAGCGCACCGCCGTGCACAAGCTGCTCGAACGGGTCCGCGACGTCGTCCCGATCGCGGGCGAGCGCGAGCCGGACATCCTCGACGCCGACTACCACCTGGCGATGCTGCGCTTCCGCGAGGAGCACATGCTCGCCGGCGTCGCCCGGCGCCTGCAGTCCGGCGTGAAGGCCGGCCGCGAGCCCGGGGAGGTCTTCTCGACCGTCCAGGACCACGTCATCGGGGTCGCTCACGCGCACGTGGAGCGGCTGATCCACGAGGCGTTCCGGGAGAAGGTCCGGGTGCTGCCCTCGGGGCCGGTGCGGGATCTGATGGACACCGTCTGCGACCTCAGCGCCCTCTCGGTCATCGAGGCCGACCGCGCCTGGTTCATGGAGCACGGCCGGCTCTCCTCCGAGCGCTCCAAGGCCATCATCGGCGAGGTCAACCGCCTCTGCCGCGACCTCCGCCCGCACGCGCGGCTGCTCGTCGACGGTTTCGGGGTGCCCGAGGAGCTGCTGCGGGCGAAGGATCTGATCGGCTGAGGGTTGGCTGGGGTGAGCATCCACCGGCACGTCGTACGTGACATAGGCCGCTGACAGTGCGGATCGCCAGCTGAACACCCGCGGGTGGTTGACTGGTCCGGTGGCCAGGCTGATCCTCATCAACGGAATGCCCGGGGTAGGAAAATCGACACTCGC from Nocardioides luteus includes:
- a CDS encoding acyl-CoA dehydrogenase family protein; the protein is MTAIDAASLTALLDGRYAGVREDVRKSLIERADFLGEVEELPRTEYRERVREVLLDVSATGLTGLGFPKEYGGGGDVGASIAAFEEMAGGDLSLLVKSGVQFGLFGGAILQLGTARHHDRYLADIVSGRLLGCFAMTEHGHGSNVAAVATVATYDPATQEFVIETTREDAYKDYIGNAAAHGELAVVFAQLVVGGEERGVHAFVVPIRVSGAPAPGVRIADDGPKMGLNGVDNGRLWFSGVRVPRTSLLNRFADVTEAGEYVSEIESAGRRFFTMLGTLVQGRVSVGGAAIRASEVALTIAVRYALRRRQFEASAEAEESLLIDYGQHQRRLLPLVARTYALRFAQEVVRDDLHDVFSGVTTSEHARRELESRAAGTKALATWHATRTIQECREACGGAGYLAANRFAALKADTDVFTTFEGDNTVLLQLVAKGLLTGYSSEFEEMDQLDLVRFVAGLAVETVLERTAVHKLLERVRDVVPIAGEREPDILDADYHLAMLRFREEHMLAGVARRLQSGVKAGREPGEVFSTVQDHVIGVAHAHVERLIHEAFREKVRVLPSGPVRDLMDTVCDLSALSVIEADRAWFMEHGRLSSERSKAIIGEVNRLCRDLRPHARLLVDGFGVPEELLRAKDLIG